The following coding sequences lie in one Bacteroidales bacterium genomic window:
- the gldM gene encoding gliding motility protein GldM, whose protein sequence is MAEYKETPRQQMIAMMYLVLTALLALNVSKEMLDAFLVVNESVELTNENFTSKIEDTYIAFNKKHSNDPVKVKPFLDKAQQAKQMSNEMIAYVQDMKYDLISRTEKISIDSAKVVKLSKVLNKDDYDTPTNFFLGGSEDGSKGYGSELKSKIDSYRQNMLDLLSPEEQTMVKLGLKTDGEYEDANSKPLNWIQYNFYHTILAADVAILNKIISEIYNAEFDIVKFLFDAVDAKDFKYDRVDAKVLPQKDYVFIGDSYKAEVIVAGYSTTQDPEVFLKLGVDSLPLSQLASARVVEGKDGIVNISLPANSEGLQRYAGVIRLKSGTGEVQNYHFNNEFTVGRPATTISASKMNVFYIGVDNPVEISVPGVPIDQTRAEISFGTLKRSPSGDSWIVHVAKAPTQGKSQATISVFMQENGKTKKMGETIFRLKKVPDPIAKIANQTEGNISKTALKYSPTIVANMPEDFDFDLSFRVVSFDMVYTRGETVMRETVTGAKFSDKMLQYIDNTRTGQRITFEKIIARGPDGTDRHLNPINLTIN, encoded by the coding sequence ATGGCTGAATATAAAGAAACACCGAGGCAACAGATGATCGCCATGATGTACCTGGTACTCACGGCGCTTCTCGCCTTGAATGTGTCGAAAGAAATGCTTGACGCTTTTCTGGTAGTAAACGAAAGTGTAGAGCTTACCAACGAGAACTTCACCAGCAAAATTGAAGATACATACATAGCTTTCAATAAAAAGCATTCGAATGACCCGGTGAAGGTGAAACCTTTTTTGGATAAGGCGCAGCAAGCTAAGCAGATGTCGAACGAAATGATTGCGTATGTCCAGGATATGAAATACGACCTCATTTCCCGTACTGAGAAAATATCGATAGATTCTGCAAAAGTGGTGAAGCTGTCAAAAGTTCTGAACAAAGACGATTATGACACACCTACCAACTTTTTTTTGGGTGGTAGCGAGGATGGTAGCAAAGGATATGGCAGTGAGCTGAAAAGTAAAATCGACAGTTACCGACAAAACATGCTTGATTTGCTCAGCCCCGAAGAACAAACAATGGTAAAGCTGGGGCTGAAAACAGATGGTGAATACGAAGATGCTAATAGTAAGCCGCTCAATTGGATACAGTATAATTTTTACCATACTATTCTTGCCGCTGATGTGGCTATCCTCAACAAGATTATCTCCGAAATTTACAATGCCGAATTTGATATTGTGAAGTTTCTGTTTGACGCGGTTGATGCCAAAGACTTTAAATATGACAGGGTTGACGCCAAAGTGCTGCCGCAAAAAGACTATGTTTTTATCGGTGATTCTTACAAAGCTGAGGTAATTGTAGCTGGCTACAGTACCACCCAGGATCCGGAAGTTTTCCTAAAGCTTGGTGTCGATTCATTGCCTCTTAGCCAGTTGGCTTCTGCACGTGTCGTTGAAGGCAAAGATGGCATAGTGAATATTTCATTGCCAGCTAACAGCGAGGGGCTTCAAAGATATGCTGGCGTCATCAGGTTGAAAAGTGGTACCGGCGAAGTTCAGAATTATCATTTTAATAATGAGTTTACAGTGGGTCGCCCTGCCACTACCATTTCGGCTTCCAAGATGAATGTGTTTTATATTGGTGTCGATAATCCTGTTGAGATCTCTGTGCCAGGCGTCCCGATTGATCAAACCCGTGCCGAGATTAGCTTTGGAACGTTGAAACGTAGTCCTTCAGGCGACAGCTGGATTGTACACGTTGCCAAGGCGCCAACGCAAGGAAAGAGTCAGGCAACCATCAGTGTATTTATGCAGGAAAACGGGAAAACCAAGAAAATGGGCGAAACGATCTTCCGGCTTAAAAAAGTACCTGATCCCATTGCCAAAATTGCCAACCAAACCGAAGGCAACATTAGCAAAACAGCGCTTAAATATTCGCCTACTATCGTAGCCAACATGCCCGAAGATTTCGACTTCGATCTTAGCTTTCGTGTTGTATCCTTTGATATGGTTTACACACGTGGCGAAACGGTAATGAGAGAAACCGTTACCGGAGCCAAATTTTCAGATAAGATGTTGCAATACATCGACAATACCCGAACAGGCCAGCGCATCACTTTCGAAAAAATCATTGCACGTGGACCTGACGGTACTGATCGGCATTTGAACCCGATCAACTTAACGATAAATTAA
- the gldN gene encoding gliding motility protein GldN — MNNSVLKISLLILFLAAMSLAKAQPANQVQLVGNIRDKAYERVHIDDHQPIAYPYLRESDVFWEKRVWRVIDLKEKINQPLYFPEIPQGRWRSLMQILYDALLGGEITAYEYTLATDNFEELIPMTASQMEATLADTITVPVPDPNDPGNFINERVARDFEPKSVTRFLVKEDWIFDKQRSEMQIRILGICPMRPAQLEDGTFAGYENLFWLYYPDIRPLLARFEVFNRRNSASRLTYDEMLLSRRFGSYIVKEDNVYNREIQEYAKGVDALLEAERIKEDIRDFESELWVY, encoded by the coding sequence ATGAACAACAGCGTTTTGAAAATTTCACTTCTCATACTGTTTTTGGCAGCCATGAGCCTGGCCAAAGCGCAACCTGCCAATCAGGTACAACTGGTCGGCAACATCCGCGACAAGGCCTATGAGCGTGTACATATCGACGACCATCAGCCTATCGCTTATCCCTATCTGCGCGAATCGGATGTGTTTTGGGAAAAACGTGTTTGGCGTGTGATTGATCTGAAAGAGAAAATCAATCAGCCGCTTTATTTTCCTGAAATTCCACAAGGACGTTGGCGCAGCCTGATGCAGATATTGTACGATGCCCTACTTGGTGGCGAAATTACGGCCTATGAATACACATTGGCAACCGACAACTTTGAGGAGTTGATACCAATGACAGCCAGCCAGATGGAAGCCACACTTGCCGATACCATTACTGTTCCTGTACCCGATCCCAACGATCCTGGCAATTTTATCAACGAGCGAGTTGCGAGGGATTTCGAACCAAAATCGGTAACACGGTTTTTGGTTAAAGAAGATTGGATTTTTGATAAGCAGCGCTCCGAAATGCAGATACGCATTCTGGGTATCTGCCCTATGCGGCCGGCGCAATTGGAAGATGGAACCTTTGCGGGATACGAAAACCTCTTCTGGCTTTACTATCCCGACATTCGCCCGCTGCTGGCTCGTTTTGAAGTGTTCAACCGCCGAAACAGTGCCAGCCGCCTCACCTACGACGAGATGTTGCTCTCTCGCCGCTTTGGCAGCTATATCGTTAAAGAAGATAACGTCTACAATCGCGAAATTCAGGAATATGCCAAAGGTGTTGATGCACTGCTCGAAGCCGAGCGTATTAAGGAAGACATCCGCGACTTTGAAAGCGAACTTTGGGTGTATTAA
- the recG gene encoding ATP-dependent DNA helicase RecG — MAGDFFSTPIEFLKGVGPVRAELLRKELDIHTFEQLLHYFPFRYIDRSQFLLISDIDSEEVWIQIKGRISQLRETGTGRARRLTGVFTDSSGSVGLVWFQGVRWVKEKIKPNLEYVAFGKPTLFNGQWQLAHPEIEAVIDLEAGPGATLQPVYNSGEKLRQRGLDSRGLARLTRTLVSMIAEPMPETLPKTIIDRLRLISGHDALINIHHPSDQKILDRSIARLKFEELFYIQLLLLRQKFMRSHFTRGHSFKVVGDHFNNFFHHYLPFELTDAQKRVIREIRADMGTGRQMNRLLQGDVGSGKTLVALMCMLIAIDNGFQCALMAPTEILAQQHLATLQRFLKDLPLEVKLLTGSVKTAARKVIHENLESGQLNILVGTHALIEDTVVFHNLGLVVIDEQHRFGVEQRARLWKKNDIAPHVLVMTATPIPRTLAMTVYGDLDTSVIDELPPGRKPVKTVHYFDNKRAQLFNFMRQQIAEGLQIYVVYPLIHESETLDLKDLMDGYDSITRSFPLPEYAVSILHGQMKPADKDYEMQRFVCGETQIMVATTVIEVGVDVPNASVMVIENAERFGLSQLHQLRGRVGRGADQSFCILMSGYKLSKEGKLRLKTMVDTNNGFEIAEVDMRLRGPGDMHGTRQSGVLELKIADLIKDEKILRYARDLATEILTDDPQLQKAENAILSTQLFQLQKHRHDWSRIS, encoded by the coding sequence ATGGCAGGCGATTTTTTTTCTACACCAATCGAATTCCTCAAAGGCGTCGGGCCTGTGCGTGCTGAATTACTCCGCAAAGAGCTTGACATCCACACCTTCGAGCAACTGCTTCATTATTTTCCATTTAGATACATAGACCGGAGCCAATTCCTGCTGATCAGCGACATTGACAGCGAGGAAGTGTGGATTCAGATAAAGGGGCGCATCAGTCAGCTCAGGGAAACAGGAACAGGCCGTGCCCGCCGTCTTACCGGGGTGTTTACAGATAGTAGCGGAAGTGTCGGGTTGGTTTGGTTTCAGGGCGTTAGGTGGGTGAAAGAAAAAATAAAACCCAATCTGGAATATGTTGCCTTTGGAAAACCTACGCTCTTTAACGGGCAGTGGCAGTTGGCGCATCCCGAAATAGAAGCTGTAATCGATTTGGAAGCCGGGCCGGGAGCCACATTGCAGCCGGTGTACAACTCTGGTGAAAAGCTTCGTCAGCGTGGCCTCGACAGTCGCGGGCTGGCGCGCCTGACGCGCACATTGGTGTCGATGATCGCTGAGCCAATGCCCGAAACATTACCCAAAACCATCATCGATCGTCTGCGCCTGATTTCCGGCCACGATGCTTTGATAAACATCCATCATCCATCTGATCAAAAAATTCTCGACAGGTCCATCGCACGGCTGAAATTTGAGGAGCTGTTTTATATTCAGTTGCTTTTGCTACGGCAGAAATTCATGCGCTCCCATTTCACCCGAGGACATTCCTTTAAGGTGGTGGGCGATCATTTTAACAACTTTTTTCATCACTATCTTCCTTTCGAGCTTACCGACGCACAAAAGCGCGTCATCCGTGAGATACGTGCCGATATGGGAACGGGCCGCCAGATGAATCGTCTTTTACAGGGAGATGTGGGCAGCGGCAAAACGCTGGTGGCGCTGATGTGCATGCTTATCGCCATCGACAATGGTTTTCAGTGCGCACTGATGGCGCCTACTGAAATATTGGCGCAGCAGCATCTTGCTACCTTGCAGCGCTTTCTTAAAGATTTACCGTTGGAAGTAAAACTGCTCACAGGTTCCGTTAAGACTGCTGCCCGCAAAGTGATTCATGAAAATCTCGAATCTGGTCAGCTTAATATCCTTGTCGGGACGCATGCTTTGATAGAAGATACAGTGGTGTTTCATAACCTGGGGCTGGTGGTCATCGACGAGCAGCATCGCTTTGGTGTGGAGCAGCGCGCACGGCTTTGGAAAAAAAATGACATTGCTCCGCACGTGCTGGTGATGACGGCCACGCCCATACCACGCACGCTGGCCATGACTGTGTATGGCGACCTCGACACTTCGGTAATAGATGAGCTGCCGCCGGGAAGAAAGCCCGTTAAGACGGTGCATTATTTTGATAACAAACGGGCGCAGCTTTTCAACTTTATGCGGCAGCAAATTGCTGAAGGGCTTCAGATTTATGTGGTCTATCCGTTGATACATGAATCGGAAACACTCGATTTGAAAGATTTGATGGACGGCTATGACAGCATTACCCGTTCTTTTCCGTTGCCGGAATATGCAGTGAGTATTCTACATGGCCAGATGAAACCCGCCGACAAAGATTATGAGATGCAACGCTTCGTGTGTGGCGAAACGCAGATAATGGTGGCTACTACTGTGATAGAAGTAGGCGTGGATGTGCCCAACGCTTCGGTGATGGTGATAGAAAATGCCGAACGGTTTGGGCTTTCACAGCTTCACCAGTTGCGTGGCAGGGTGGGGCGCGGCGCCGATCAGTCATTCTGCATTCTGATGAGTGGCTACAAACTTTCCAAAGAAGGCAAGCTGCGTTTGAAAACCATGGTGGATACCAACAACGGCTTTGAGATTGCCGAAGTTGACATGCGGCTGCGTGGCCCCGGCGATATGCATGGCACGCGGCAAAGCGGTGTTCTCGAGCTTAAAATTGCTGATCTTATCAAAGACGAAAAAATATTGCGCTACGCCCGCGACCTGGCCACCGAAATTCTCACTGATGACCCACAACTGCAAAAAGCTGAAAACGCCATCCTTTCCACACAGCTTTTTCAATTACAGAAACATCGACACGACTGGAGCCGCATTAGTTGA
- the pheT gene encoding phenylalanine--tRNA ligase subunit beta, whose amino-acid sequence MKISYNWLKEHVDVDLAPEEIAEILTDTGLEVEGFEKIETIPGGLAGVVIGEVMTCHKHPDADKLSVTTVNVGGERLLPIVCGAPNVQAGQKVLVATTGTTLPTSDGKSFEIKKAKIRGEVSEGMICAEDELGIGESHEGIMVLPPEAEVGTLAKEYFNITDDYVFEIGLTPNRNDAMGHVGVARDLIAALNFMHPHEDPKQLFIACTDSFKVENENLNIEIQIDDPEACPRYSGVTMTNVKVQPSPDWLKNYLLAIGLRPINNLVDISNFVLYETGHPTHFFDADKIAGKKVIVKKLPEGIRFTTLDEVERTLSGNDLMICDANGGMCMAGIYGGLDSGVTEQTRNIFIESAFFDPKTIRKTARLHAMNTDSSFRFERGVDPNATLCVLRRAAMLVKALAGGEVSSQVKDFYPEPVEPLQIPMTYKNINRLIGISIDHESIRDILTFLEMEIISHDDEGFTVEVPTYRSEVTREADIVEEVLRIYGYNNIPFPDQLRVSLSSVPQPDREHIQELTGDFLSDNGFREIINNSLTRAAYISRFDFVQEASAVKINNPLSNDLGVMRQTLLLSGLESILYNLNHKNHDLKFYEFGKIYLQNPEDQSKNVTKKYNEQQHLALFITGQLYPENWHASQQPVDVYLLRSYVEGILRQLNISVENLTTSPAKATYFETGLQLESNGRSVVEFGIIKRSILQHFDIRQPVFYADFDWELVLTMLKNHQIKYQPVPKFPEVRRDLALLVDENVTFAELRKIALNTERSILQHVGLFDVYEGEKIPKGKKSYAMSFALQDERRTLTDKIIDKTMNRIADALKQKTGAELRK is encoded by the coding sequence ATGAAGATTTCTTATAACTGGCTGAAGGAGCATGTAGATGTCGATCTGGCACCGGAGGAGATAGCCGAAATTTTAACCGACACCGGACTGGAAGTGGAGGGTTTTGAAAAAATAGAAACCATTCCTGGCGGGTTGGCTGGTGTAGTTATCGGCGAGGTGATGACCTGCCACAAACATCCCGATGCCGATAAACTAAGTGTAACCACCGTGAATGTCGGTGGTGAGCGCTTGCTGCCAATAGTTTGTGGAGCGCCCAATGTGCAGGCCGGTCAGAAAGTGCTCGTGGCCACCACCGGCACCACATTGCCCACCAGCGACGGGAAATCGTTTGAGATAAAAAAAGCAAAGATCAGAGGAGAAGTTTCCGAAGGGATGATTTGTGCCGAAGATGAGCTGGGGATAGGTGAGTCGCACGAAGGGATTATGGTGCTTCCCCCGGAGGCAGAGGTTGGCACACTGGCAAAGGAATATTTCAACATCACCGACGATTATGTTTTTGAGATTGGCCTCACGCCAAACCGAAATGACGCAATGGGGCACGTGGGTGTGGCGCGCGATCTGATTGCAGCGCTCAACTTTATGCATCCGCACGAAGACCCGAAACAACTTTTCATCGCCTGCACCGATAGTTTTAAGGTGGAGAATGAAAATTTAAATATCGAAATCCAGATTGATGATCCCGAGGCATGTCCGCGCTATTCTGGCGTTACCATGACCAACGTTAAGGTGCAGCCTTCGCCCGACTGGCTTAAGAATTATCTGCTCGCCATTGGGCTGCGACCCATCAACAATCTGGTGGACATCAGCAATTTTGTGCTTTACGAAACCGGCCATCCGACACATTTTTTTGATGCTGATAAAATTGCCGGCAAGAAGGTCATCGTGAAAAAACTCCCGGAAGGAATCAGGTTCACTACGCTCGACGAGGTGGAACGCACCTTGTCGGGAAATGATCTAATGATTTGTGATGCCAACGGAGGCATGTGCATGGCAGGGATTTATGGCGGCCTCGATTCGGGAGTGACGGAGCAAACGCGAAATATCTTTATCGAAAGCGCCTTTTTCGATCCGAAAACCATCCGCAAAACGGCGCGGCTGCATGCGATGAACACCGATTCTTCTTTCCGCTTCGAGCGGGGTGTCGATCCCAATGCAACGCTATGCGTTTTGCGCCGGGCTGCTATGCTGGTGAAAGCGCTGGCCGGCGGCGAAGTGTCGTCGCAGGTTAAAGATTTTTACCCCGAGCCGGTGGAGCCTTTGCAAATTCCAATGACCTATAAAAATATCAATCGCCTCATTGGCATCAGCATCGACCACGAAAGTATCCGCGACATCCTGACGTTTCTCGAAATGGAAATCATCAGCCATGACGACGAAGGCTTTACGGTAGAAGTGCCCACCTACAGATCGGAGGTTACGCGCGAAGCCGACATAGTGGAGGAGGTGTTGCGTATTTATGGCTACAATAACATTCCTTTTCCTGATCAGTTGCGGGTTTCTCTCTCGTCGGTGCCTCAGCCCGACAGGGAACATATTCAGGAGTTGACGGGCGATTTTTTGAGCGACAATGGCTTCAGAGAGATTATTAACAACTCGCTCACGCGTGCGGCATACATCTCGCGGTTTGATTTCGTGCAGGAAGCCAGCGCAGTAAAAATCAATAATCCCCTGAGCAACGACCTGGGTGTGATGCGACAAACCTTGCTGCTTTCAGGATTGGAAAGCATTCTTTATAATCTTAATCATAAAAATCATGACCTGAAATTTTATGAGTTTGGAAAGATTTATTTGCAAAATCCTGAAGATCAAAGTAAGAATGTAACCAAAAAATACAATGAGCAACAGCATTTGGCACTCTTTATTACCGGACAGTTGTATCCCGAAAACTGGCATGCATCGCAGCAGCCGGTTGACGTTTATCTGCTTCGTTCGTATGTAGAGGGCATCCTGCGTCAGCTGAATATTTCAGTGGAAAATTTGACAACTTCGCCAGCTAAAGCCACTTATTTTGAAACAGGACTTCAACTTGAATCCAACGGAAGAAGTGTGGTGGAATTTGGAATAATCAAACGCTCCATTTTGCAGCACTTCGATATCCGGCAGCCTGTTTTTTATGCTGATTTCGATTGGGAACTTGTTTTGACAATGCTGAAAAATCATCAGATTAAATACCAGCCAGTGCCAAAATTCCCGGAGGTACGCCGCGACCTGGCGCTGCTGGTTGACGAAAATGTGACTTTTGCAGAATTAAGAAAAATAGCTTTGAATACCGAAAGAAGCATATTGCAGCACGTCGGCCTTTTCGACGTGTACGAAGGTGAGAAAATCCCTAAAGGCAAAAAATCGTACGCCATGAGTTTTGCTTTGCAGGACGAGCGTCGCACCCTTACCGATAAAATCATCGACAAAACGATGAACCGCATTGCCGATGCATTAAAGCAAAAAACCGGCGCAGAGCTTAGGAAATAA
- the sppA gene encoding signal peptide peptidase SppA: MKEFFKFMFASMLGFLIMSVIMFFVFLGMISGLTAMMQSQETKVAENSLLHIEFDAALIDRTSNNPFSSFNFGAMDFSKSIGLNDILKNLDKASRDSNIKGIYLDLTSMQAGMATVEEVRNALLEFKKSGKFILAYSEGYSQSSYYLASTADTIYLNPEGGVDFRGLYSEAMFFKGTLEKLDAEMQIIRHGKYKSAVEPFLLEKMSDESREQMKAILDAVWTRISGGISDSRSLPVEQLNDIAENYRLRTAKDALEYHFVDALVYKDEVLNILKGRLGLKDDDDIKTVSLAKYSDAADPDSPKIDRKNRVAVIYAIGEINSGNGDDLTIGSERISKAIRLARKDDKVKAIVMRVNSPGGSALASDVIWREVKLAAAEKPFVVSMGNVAASGGYYISCAADKIYADATTITGSIGVLGMVPNLQNTMRNKLGITFDYVKTHENADMMTPMRPLTPFQHDVILESIEDIYSTFVQHVADGRGMTWEAVDEIGQGRVWSGSDALRIGLVDEIGGMEEAINEAISLAGLETWSIKEYPEQKDPFQQIIDELTGSTRIDAKIKSELGDNYRLYQYMKYWQNTTGAQMRMPFDVYIN, encoded by the coding sequence ATGAAAGAATTTTTCAAATTTATGTTTGCCTCAATGCTGGGGTTTTTGATCATGTCAGTGATCATGTTTTTCGTTTTTCTGGGAATGATCTCCGGCCTGACGGCTATGATGCAATCGCAGGAAACAAAGGTAGCTGAAAACAGCCTTTTGCACATCGAGTTCGACGCAGCGTTGATCGACCGTACCTCGAACAACCCTTTTTCTAGTTTCAATTTCGGAGCGATGGATTTTAGTAAATCCATTGGTCTTAACGACATCCTCAAAAATCTGGATAAAGCCTCCCGCGATTCCAACATCAAAGGAATTTATCTCGACCTCACCAGCATGCAAGCTGGCATGGCCACCGTGGAAGAGGTGCGTAATGCACTTCTGGAATTTAAGAAGTCAGGGAAATTTATCCTGGCCTACAGCGAGGGATATTCGCAAAGCTCATATTATCTGGCCAGCACCGCCGACACCATTTATCTTAATCCCGAAGGTGGTGTGGATTTTAGAGGGCTATATTCCGAAGCAATGTTTTTTAAAGGAACACTCGAAAAGCTCGATGCCGAGATGCAGATCATCCGCCACGGGAAATATAAAAGTGCTGTAGAGCCTTTTTTGCTGGAGAAGATGAGCGACGAAAGCCGCGAACAAATGAAGGCAATCCTTGATGCGGTTTGGACACGCATATCGGGCGGCATATCCGATTCACGCAGCCTGCCGGTAGAGCAACTCAATGATATAGCCGAAAATTATCGCCTTCGTACCGCCAAAGATGCATTGGAATATCATTTTGTAGATGCGCTGGTGTACAAAGATGAGGTACTAAACATCCTCAAAGGCCGATTGGGATTGAAAGATGACGACGATATCAAAACGGTGTCGCTTGCCAAATATAGTGACGCTGCCGATCCTGATAGTCCGAAAATCGATCGTAAAAACCGCGTTGCTGTAATTTATGCCATCGGAGAGATCAACAGCGGCAATGGCGACGACTTGACCATCGGATCAGAACGCATCAGCAAAGCCATCCGCCTCGCACGAAAAGACGATAAAGTAAAAGCCATTGTGATGCGTGTAAATTCTCCGGGCGGCAGTGCGTTGGCTTCCGACGTCATCTGGCGTGAAGTGAAACTTGCTGCAGCGGAAAAACCTTTTGTCGTCTCCATGGGCAATGTGGCTGCTTCGGGCGGATATTATATCTCCTGTGCAGCCGACAAAATCTACGCCGACGCTACCACCATCACCGGATCCATTGGCGTGCTGGGGATGGTTCCTAACCTGCAAAATACCATGCGCAACAAACTGGGCATCACCTTCGACTACGTGAAAACACACGAAAACGCCGATATGATGACGCCCATGCGTCCGCTCACACCGTTTCAGCATGATGTGATTTTAGAATCCATCGAAGACATCTATTCCACCTTTGTACAGCATGTGGCCGATGGCCGCGGCATGACCTGGGAGGCTGTGGATGAAATCGGTCAGGGACGCGTATGGTCGGGCAGCGATGCTTTGCGCATTGGATTGGTGGATGAGATTGGCGGCATGGAAGAAGCTATCAACGAAGCCATTTCGCTCGCAGGATTAGAAACATGGTCGATAAAAGAATATCCCGAGCAGAAAGACCCGTTCCAGCAAATTATCGACGAGCTGACAGGCAGCACCCGGATTGATGCAAAAATTAAAAGTGAGCTTGGCGATAATTACCGTCTCTATCAATACATGAAATATTGGCAAAACACTACCGGCGCACAGATGCGCATGCCATTCGATGTTTACATCAATTAA
- the folK gene encoding 2-amino-4-hydroxy-6-hydroxymethyldihydropteridine diphosphokinase: MMHESYLLLGSNQGNREQNIIKAIRAIAQQAGIISKMSSLYQSQPWGFNAEKDFYNLALLLQTPHEPHALLNILLEIEKSIGRVRNDKPGYNSRIIDIDILFYDQLIMESPVLILPHPRIHGRRFVLAPMMELDMDYKHPISGKSVLHMLMFCEDYSKVEKIKELKNIFD; this comes from the coding sequence ATGATGCACGAAAGTTATTTACTGCTGGGCAGCAATCAGGGGAACAGGGAGCAAAATATCATAAAAGCGATAAGAGCAATTGCGCAGCAGGCTGGCATCATCAGTAAAATGTCGTCGTTGTACCAGTCGCAGCCCTGGGGTTTTAATGCCGAAAAAGATTTTTATAATCTGGCGCTCCTGCTGCAAACACCTCACGAACCACATGCATTGTTAAACATTCTGCTGGAGATAGAAAAATCAATCGGGCGGGTTAGGAATGACAAGCCGGGCTACAACTCGCGCATCATCGACATCGATATTTTATTTTACGACCAGTTGATAATGGAATCGCCGGTACTTATCCTGCCGCATCCGCGCATTCACGGACGTCGGTTTGTGCTTGCGCCAATGATGGAGCTGGATATGGATTACAAACATCCCATTTCGGGTAAGTCTGTTTTGCATATGCTAATGTTTTGTGAAGACTATTCTAAAGTAGAAAAAATTAAAGAATTGAAGAATATTTTTGATTGA